From the genome of Oryza glaberrima chromosome 1, OglaRS2, whole genome shotgun sequence:
gcctaagtgaCACCACCACACAAGTTTAGGGGCCGGCCATGTATTTCACTCAAAAAGGTTTTATGCTACTAGAATGTTGCTGAGTATATAGATTCCTATTTTCTTTCAAGGAAGAGCGAGGCTGGTTTGAACTATTAATTTACTGAATCGAGTGAAGCTGTGTTGCGTAACAAGACTATAGGTTGCCAAGGCCTATAAGTACAAGTGGTCGCTCTAACGGTCACTCTCAAACTTACTACTTGAGTGACTTTCGTCACTTAGCTTCTTTAATAGGGTTCAAACAATATAAGAATTCACAATATGAAGAAAAAGTcaatgaaaaagttaataaaTTAAAGCATTATGATTGCTATAAACATTATGGCAGTGGAAGCCAGGTCATGGGAGCTCAGCGCCAATGTCTTTGGCGCTGAGAACTTGACAGGACATAAACACTATGGGTGCTATCCAAAACAGTGTAGTAATGCTATCTTGGTGGTGGGCGTCTTCACCTTTATATCCAAAGAACCCTGGTTTGACTCCCTCAACCTTTATATCCACATACCTAgtagtagtcgactaaatctcggtaggacccaccacataccatgacCTATACgaaaacaaccttcggatataggaggacggatataggaggagtccCGCATAAGAAAGGATGACTAGAGttttatatggaaacgacaagtctactcggattgtatatatataaatcccTGTGCGGCCGGATCAGTTGGcctggaccgatcgatctccatCCCGCGTGCGTCCTGCTGCttcgtccgccgccggcggtttACGCGTACGCGCGCACAATCGCACATAGATCGATCCGTACGTACgtgatggcggcgaggccgcgaACCAGCAAGAAAAGGAAGACGGGCGATGAGCGGTCGGCGGTCACGCTGCCGGAGCACGTCGTGACGGAGGTGCTCCTGCGCCTGCCGGCGAGGTCTCTGGCGAGGCTGCGCTGCACCTGCCGCTCCTGGAACGCCGAGGTGTCGTTGCCCGGCTTCCAAGACAGACACcacgctctcgccgccgccaagttAACCTTCCTGGAGCCTGCACCTACGCACATGGGGTCGTACCGAATAAGAAGAGGGCTCAGTAGGCGGACTTTGCCGTGGCTCAGCAATTGCTTCGACTGTCCGAGAGTGATCGGCTCCAAGCCCTGCTGGGGCCTCGTCCTCATTGCCAGGCCGTGCGAAGCCTACTCCGTGTGCAACCCTACCACAGGTGAGATTCTGCATCTCCCGCGGTCGCACCGACCTCACTGTGCCACTGGCATGGGCTTCCACGCGCACGCGCTGGCCAGAGAGTTCAAGGTGGTGCAGTTAGGCATAGACGAAGAGGTAGTGGGCAAACTGCACGCCATTGTGCTCACCGTTGGCGACGCCCGAGGCTGGAGGGCCATCTCGTCGTTCCAGCTCGGCCTCGGTttcaccgacgacgacgcctgCATCGACCGCGATGTGCAGCCGGTGTTCGCGGATGGGTGCCTCCACTGGAGTTTCAGGACAAACTACCTCGACAAGCCCCACGGCGTCCTCTCCTTCTCGCTCGCCGACGAGTCCTTCCGCCGTGTTCCCCAGCCGCCTTTCTCAATGGTCGACCTCGTTCCGGTCCACTTGAACGGAGTCAGAAACTACCGTCTGTTGCGAGCCAAAGGCATAAGGTCCGGGAGCGGCGAGGAAGTGGCCATGCCGGTTGGGAAAACGCTCGCGGAGCTCGACGGCCGCCTGTGCATGGTACGCGACGTCCGCCACCGCAGCGACCACGACGTGCTGTTGGAGATATGGAAGCTGCAGGACTACGACACCGGGAGCTGGTCGCTGGACTACCGCGTCGACCTGCCAGCGCCgggccagcgccagcgccagctGCTCACGGCACCGTGGCTCGTCGTCCCGCTCACCTACCTTGGTGGCTCCCGCCCGGGAGACAAGAAGAGGAAGCTTCTTGTCGCGACCACGGCGCACGAGGCTCATGTCTACGACCCGGACTCCGGCACTCTCCGGACGGTGGCCTCCATTGACAGCTCGGGGGACGACGACGATTCAATACGTCTCTTCCTGTACCAGGAGAGCCTTCTTCGGCTTCCTGGCATGCAGCATGACCTAGGAAATATTAAGTTTGTACAACTTTCCAATAGTGAGCATATGTAATCCTGAGCTCGTAGCTAGGCAGAGTGAATACTTAATATATTTGCATCCACCGCTTCCAGAGTTAATCAAGTGTGGCCAGTTTCATCTCTCAACAAACAAATATATCCTTAATTGCTATAGGAGAGTACGTGTTAAGCCACTTCGTGGAGCTTTCGATCAGTTTCTTTTTTCAGATAAAGTCCAAAATCGTTGCCAACGCAAGGCTGCGAGGAATTCACAAATATATCACTTCGCAAAAATTCggcttctaaaaattataaaaaatcaacaaatttgATTATGGATAAATTACATAGTTATAGTTTGATTTGTTAATCAATTTGTAgaaatcaaatttaaacttgttaTTGTAtcgtgaagtgatatatttatTACATACCAGTGAGCATGCACGTGCAAAGCACATTGATACATAGAATTGTTGATCATTTACTGATAcattatctctttttttcccctccaaaAATTGTATGTTCCAGGTGTAAAAATGCACACTTTGAAAGGAACTTTAGTGGAAGTGTCAGGTTTCAGGTCAACAAGCATTTTTAGGACTCCATTCAGGATATTGCCCCTTGGGGGAACAAAAATAACATACAATAAGAGAAAGTGCAAAGCATAATTTGTGGCTTTTATCAGCTGAAAACCAGCATAGCTAATAGTTGGCACTTAATTAATAAAGGTTGTTCTCTTGTTCACATATTAGAAGACAAAAATAACGAATCTAGGAAAGCATTTCCCCCCATTTTGATTTAGGCAGCAACTGAAGGTTACATCTTCACTCAGCGTGGGGTACTGAACTGAGCTCGGCTGACAATTCCAGTTGCCTCAAAGTAACGATCAACACAGCGTGATATGCAACTGCTCTCGCTCCTGCTCAAGCTTGGTCTTGGCTTTGTCACACACTTGGCAATGCACTTGCTCCCAACAGTATGTAACAAAAAACACAAGAGATGGTTATAATCATGCTATGTGTTGAACAAAGAAGCAATGCTGGGAATTGACATGTTTTATGTAAAACACATTTCTCCGTTTTCCACATGTAATCTGTATTACACAAATGTAATATACCAACAGTGGTGATATCACTTGATGAGCAGGACTAATTAATTACTCACATGTCAAACTCAAACTTGATAGCAATGGTGCATCAACGGGAAGGTCAACTTTGCTGCTAACTTTGTGTACATAAATTGATACAATTCAACAGTATATCTTGGTACTTAAAGTCTGCAATTGGACTGTTAAATTTATACTTTTGGATCCCCAGTTTTCTTGAGAAATCCAAGAAGTCATCACCGTATATCCATATAGGGCAAGAAAAACAACATAAATCCACACATGAACGACGACGCCAGCATCGACAGCTAGCGATGTGCATGCACCCGGTGTTGCGCGGACGGGACGGGTGCCTCCACTGGAGTTTCAGGACAGACTACCTCGACAAGCCCCCACGGCGTCCTCTCCTTCTCGCCGCCGACGATTCCTTCCGCCGTGGCTCGTCGCCGCGCTCAGGTACcttagacgacgacgccgatcTCTCCATggcagagaagaagaagaagaggaggaggaagctccTTCTCGCGACCACTGCGCAGGAGGCCCACATCTACGACCCGGACTCCGACAGTCTCCGGAAGATGGCCTCCATTGCTGGCCGGGCAACGACGATTCAATACGACTCGTGCTGTACCAGGAGAGCCTTGTCCGGTTTCCTGGCATGACACATGCATCATGACGGCAAAGGAAAGATTAAGTTTGTACAGCTTGATAATCGTGAGCAAGTAATCCTGAGTCCGTAGGCAGATCAGTCACGGCAATATTTCCAGTTTTATATCTctcaacaaataaataaattccaTGCTTTGTGTTAGCCACTTCGTGAAGCCTTCCAGCAGTTTCTTCTTTCAGATGCTAAATCCAAAATCCTTGCCAATGCAAGGAAttcacaaatatataaatttaaattcaacttctacaaattataataaaaataacaaatttgattgAATATATTACATAGCTAAAGTTTAATTTGTTAACtattttgttacaatttgtaaaAGATAAATTTCAACTTATATtcgtgaagtgatatattacatattaatctatcttgttaaagaaaactaaaaatagATTATATACAATAAACAAGCGGACATTTACTCGCGTGATTAGAATCCTTATAGTGAACGGATGCACGACCGTCAGGTTCCAGCAAGGCCTTGCACGCTCGAACTGAGAATTGAGCATCTTGAGTGCAGCCGTGGAGTAACGGAATGAACTGACGCGCTGCGACCGTTAAAAATCACGAGAATCCTCACCATCAAATAATCTGCTCCCTTAGCTGCTGCTAACTGACGTCTGAGGTGGCTCATGTGCAGCCGTCCAAATCGCCATTCGCAACTGCATATTGTTCGCATGCCACCTAGCATCAACGACGACGACTTTCTGAAatctcaccaaaaaaaaaaagaaaaagaaagcattTTGAATTTGTTTTTCCTCCCTGAATTGAAGGCAAAGAATCCTGAATTCGCCGG
Proteins encoded in this window:
- the LOC127786431 gene encoding F-box protein At5g65850-like translates to MAARPRTSKKRKTGDERSAVTLPEHVVTEVLLRLPARSLARLRCTCRSWNAEVSLPGFQDRHHALAAAKLTFLEPAPTHMGSYRIRRGLSRRTLPWLSNCFDCPRVIGSKPCWGLVLIARPCEAYSVCNPTTGEILHLPRSHRPHCATGMGFHAHALAREFKVVQLGIDEEVVGKLHAIVLTVGDARGWRAISSFQLGLGFTDDDACIDRDVQPVFADGCLHWSFRTNYLDKPHGVLSFSLADESFRRVPQPPFSMVDLVPVHLNGVRNYRLLRAKGIRSGSGEEVAMPVGKTLAELDGRLCMVRDVRHRSDHDVLLEIWKLQDYDTGSWSLDYRVDLPAPGQRQRQLLTAPWLVVPLTYLGGSRPGDKKRKLLVATTAHEAHVYDPDSGTLRTVASIDSSGDDDDSIRLFLYQESLLRLPGMQHDLGNIKFVQLSNSEHM